One Desmodus rotundus isolate HL8 chromosome 10, HLdesRot8A.1, whole genome shotgun sequence genomic window, AGCCTGCcttggtttcccttttctccacccagCCAAAGGACATGGGGAGGCCCGAGCCATTACAGGAGGTAAccttggagaggggagggagctctCAGATAAATATGGGGCctcagtggggtgggagggtcaaTCCAGAGGTGCCTGGGGAACCAGGGAGAAGGAAACCTCACCTGTTCAGGGTCTGAGGACTCAGGTGGCCCCAGTGGACCAAGTAGCTCCTCCACCAGCAATGAGGGGAAGACCCCAACATGGCCCCCAAACTCTCCCCTCCAGAAGCCATCATCCACTCCGTCCTGGGCCCGGGGCAGCAGGCGGATGAGTGCCCCCTCAGGGAAGCTCAGCTCCTCTGCGCTCTGTCCCGCGTAGCTGTACAGGGCACGGGCCAGGAATGCTGCAGAAGCCCGGCAGAGATGGTGAGAAGAGGGGGGAACAGTGGTGCCCCAGGACCATGACACCTTAGGGTCACAACCATCAGTCACTCTTCCCCATACCAGCATCCCCCAACCTGGCATTTTCCTTTCTTACTTGTGGGCTCTGCCCCTGAGGGATTGTTGCTGCCGAGGCCACTCTCAGGGAAGGAGAGGTCCGGGAAGTTGAGGTACCGCTCAGGAACAAAGCCTACCTCGCCATGCTGGTTCCGAGCCTGCTCACCCAAAATGAGAACAGATAACGTCCGtggccctggccctcctcccctCAGGCTTCTAGCTTTGCCTGGCTGAGTCCTTGGGAGAAGTCCCTCCCATTGCCCCCACCCCACAAGGTCAGAGCCCAGGGTACATACCCACCTTGACCCATTCGTCCGCATCTCCCTCTTCTATGACCTCTAGCCACTCGCCTTCTGTGATAGTCAGCTCATCCTCAcgccctgcctgggccccacaAGGAAGGAGTCAGGACTGGCTATCCCCCAGCCCTATGAGTCTGAGGTCCCCACCCCCATTCACACCTGATAGCCAAACACCACatgtgcagggcaggggagagctctggtggccagggctggggggacagGCTCCTCAAAGAGCTCTCCGGTCTCCTCACATTCCTCAAAGTCAGAGAACTCAGCATCCTCGGCCTGGCAGTGAGGGGAACAGAGAACGGACATCACTGTCACTCACGTGCCCATTGTGTCTCCCACTCCTCCATCCTACCCTTAAAGATCTCAGTGGCTCCTCCTCCAGGCTAGTACCACTCATCCATACACCAAGTACCACAAAAAAACCACCATGGGGCAGGATACCCCTAACAATGACTGCAGAGTTGGAGTCCTGGGcacttactacgtgccaggcacagGGCTAAATGTCTTAATGTATATCCTCTTGTTTAATCTTCATCATAACACGGTGTTATTTTGTATAACTATTAACCTCCTTTTgcttatgagaaaactgaggttcagaaaggttaagttGCTTTCCAAGAtgacacagctaataagtgattGGCTGGTACTGGAACCAGTTACGGTCTGCCCCCATGGCCTTAGTTCATAACCACCACCTTATATTCATAATACAAATTTGTTGAGGACTCAATGTGGTATAAACTAGGCAAAGAATTATACTTAATACGATTTCATTTAAGCCTCAGAATAGCACTTTGATTTAGGTACTGTTGTGGCCTGTCCTCCACTGGGGAGTTTTACCCTCCTGGATGCGTATGGGTAGGGAGCAGAAGGAGCTCACCGTGGGAGAGAGGTCCCTTTGGGATAGCCGGGCCTCGCTGAGCCGTTGCTCCTGCTCCACCTCGTCCTGGGCCTGGGTCATGGCTGGCTTCAGCCAGTGCTGTACATCCAGGCCAGCCCCCTGCAGCAGGGCCAGCCGGGCAGCCCCCTTCACCTGGCTCACCTGGCATGGAGAAGAGGGATGAAGTCTACCTCTGGGCTTGCTTTGGGGAGGTGAGTGGAGCCCCCCCAAATGTGTCTACCCTTTACCtcctacctccccctcccccaccataaGACAGAgatgtggaagagatgctggCTCAGTGAACCTAACTCCCAGGGCTGTCTCACCTGTGCCCGCAGGACGCTCTGCCTCACTTCCTGCAGCCGCTGCTCTATGCCCAGAGCCTCCCGCTCTGAAGCCTGCTGCCGCCTCTGCTCCAGCCGCTGCAGCACCTGGATGGGAAGTGGAAGACAGGGGTGGATAAAGATACAATGGGTCACAACTATGGACCTGGCACTTTGCCAGAGGCTTCACGTGCAATTACATCATTTGATCTTCCCTATAAAATGGGTGCCATTAAGGGCCCTGCTTTAgtaatggggaaactgaggtccagagaggtagAGTCCCTCCCTTACTCAGGGTTACATCACTAGGAAGCAAAAGagcagaatttgaacccaggtgggTCTAACTCCTAAAGCTCTGCTCTTAACTACTTTGCCACACTGTTGGCTTAAAAtacctttccctctcctcctgccaGCTGCCCCCTGAGGACATCCCTAGTAACTCCAGGATCCCCATCTCTCAGATATTCTTGCCCACCCATGACACCTGTACCCCCCACCTCACCCGAAGCCCGTGGTTCTGGATCTTGTAGTCTCGGGCAGCTCGACTTGTCCAGCGCTGAACCTCTTTCTCCAGGTCACTCTCCTCAGCCACCCCCTCCAGCTCCAGGGTACACACCTGAATGAAGGGGGTGCTGTGAGGAAGACTTGATACTGCTCCTTCtctactcccctcccctccagttccctccttttttcttccctctgtcctGACCTCCAGGGACAGGGACAAAGGGGTGGGGGTACACGCCTATGTCCTTGAACACAGGTGTGCATCTGTGTGAACACACAGAGAGTCCCGGAAATGGGATCCAGGttgagagacagaggcagaatgACAAGGATAGTGTGGTGAAGAGACAGAAAGCGGAATGTGGTATGTTAATTTGCGTCCTGGTGGGAGGGAAGTGAACTGGAGTCTGAAACCCTCTCTCCCTGGTTTAACAGCCGCTAAGTTAACAACATCAGAATAATGGGGGTGGGCCTAAACGATAGTCCCCTTTACATTTGGCCTGGTCCTAACAAGCAGGGAGGTCTCACCTGATCATTCCCCGCTGGCTGAAACTTCTGAGGCGGTATGGGGGAAAATACCCCGGGGTCTTGAAGAAAGAGCTTCAGATCCTGCTCCCAGCTTACCTGGGGGTTGGAAGAAGTCAAAGTCAGTCACCCGCTGGCTCTCTGTCCATGCCTATCCCCTCTTGGAAGAAAGGTAAGAAGAAAAGGGGCAGACATGCAGTGGGGTGCTTGGTatcaggagagaagggggaaaaggatCTCCAGGGAGCTCTCACAGGGCACAGCCCCTACCTGAGAGGTGGCCTGTGCCCCATGGCGGGCATGCTCCAGGGCCATCTCTGCTGCTTCCAGCTCAGTGCGGCTCAGTAAGGTCAGGGGTTCCCGCAAAAGTTCCAATAGCTCGCTGACCAGGGCCTAGAAAGAACCCCAAGATACTGAGACCACCCTTCCCCCAGGCCTCTACCACAAAGCAGGCTCTCTGTCCAGGTTTGGGTGGGCATGAGgtaggggaaagaggaaaggaatgaGACATTACTATTGCTTCTAATAACAGGTCCTCGTGTATGCACAGTACTTAaccaatttaaaagcattttcactTCATTCTTTCCCTTGAGCTCCATTAATCTTAAAAGGAGGCAGAGCAAGAGTTATTCCTAATGAAGAAACTGGGATTCAGAAGGATTAAGTGTTCTGCACAATGTCGTGCAGCCAGTTAGAAGCAGAACCAGAACCTCAGTATGTTTCCTACCCACTCTAAGCTGGTTGGGTCCCCAACACCACCCAATCTGCTGGtggtgggaagcagggagaggccctcccctcctttcccactgAGAGGCAGGGGGAGCTAGGTTGGGACTGGCCTTGAGCAGAGCTGGCAGTTCTTCCTGGTAGTAGTGGTCAAGGTGGGCGTTGGTGGACACCAAGTTGAGCAGATACTCATTGCGGGCAGCTTTCAGCTGTTGGGAATACTGGGCCGACTGTGTGGACAGCTAGGAGGGGAAAATAGGGTGTTAATAGGGAATCCTGGGCCCTTGAGGTTCTTCCAAGGCCAACCCAACTCCAGAATGGATTCTAACATTATTGAGATGCCTGACACCATACTAAAAATTTCACATAACGCCTCCTGCTTAAAATCCTCTACTGGCACCtgcatacatttaaaacaaagtcCCAGCTGTTCGTTACTGTGGTCTACCACGTCCAGCAGAAGCTGGCCCCTGCGACCACTCTGATCTCGTTCACAGTGTCCGTTCCCTTGCTCTCAGTgctctggccacactggccttctctAAGTTCCTCGAACCTACAAAGttattcctgcctcagggcctctgcacccACCACCTCCTCTCCCTGGCATGTTCCTCCCCTAGATCTTTGCATGGCTGGCTCCTTCTTGACACTCAGGCCACCTGCTCAGAGAGGCTGTCCCTCTAAATTACACCCCCTTGTTAGCCTTTATCATAGCACTTTGTTTTACTTTCATGtaatttgattatttgtttttctttcctctctctctcccctcgcCAGGTTGTGAGGTCGGGAACCCCACTGGCAGTGCTCTCCCCTGAACCCTACTGTTCAGAACAGTGCTCAATACACAGAAGTCCTCAGTAAATGCTTaccaaaggaatgaaaaagaaaagcgctattttcattttatagatgaagaaaaggaggctcagagaaatcAAGTTAACCAAGGTCACTCACCAGGGAAGTAGGGAAGCCTGAATTCATCCCAGTCTCTCTAACTTATGCCCCTGGGCTCCAAACCACTAGACTACTCTGCCtaccccctgcctgcccccagttGTGCCTGCATCCCCGAACCTTGGTGCTGAGTTTCTGGAGACTGGTCCGAGTGTGGAAGAGCCCATGGTCACTTCGGTTCAGCCTGTGCAGGCAAGGGAGAGGAGTCAAGGTAAGGCCCACCTGAGGTGCCTTGGCTCTGTCCCccctatccccccaccccagacttaaTAATTCCCTGTGACCCCACCTGGCCTGGACATCAGCCGCCTTCTCCTGTGCCAAGGCCCACACACGTTCCCGTTGCCCATACAGCTTCTGACTTCGGCTCAGCTCCCGGACAGACTGCAGCACTTCGGCCTGTGCCCTCTGGAAGTTCTCTGCTCCCTAGGGGCGTGGACAGAGTCCTGACCCAGACCACCTCCAGCCCTGAGCCAGCCCTTTCTTCACCccatctactgagccataccttCCTAAGCACCAGCTCCTTGGCACTCCGTCCTGTGCCTCCTGCCAGGTCACGGTATCGGTCAGACGCCTGGAGCCGGGCTTGGCCCCCAGCCACGGTGGCATCCAGCAGGCAGCGCCAGGCCCCGAACACCATCCTGCCTCTCCCCAGAGAAGGTCTGTGTTGAAGAAGGGAGCACTCCGAAGACCCCCTCCCCCTCAACACCACTGAAAACAGAGTGCTTTCCCATCCCCCTCGTCTGGAAGCCCTCAATCGATCAGCCCATTAGCTCAGCCACAAGGAGCACTcatgccctccacccccacctacaGTGTCCTTGCTGGGTCAGCTCCTCTCCCACTGCTGTGTCAGCTAACGTGCCTTCCCCCCTCACTGGGCCTTCATCCCCACAGGTTCCTAGGGTTGAGCTCCTCATCCTTTCTTGGTCCCTTGGCCTCCCCCTCCATGGGACCCACCTGCTGTCCATCTCCCCGCTCCGGTGCCCTTCCCTCTTCAGGAACGGCCCAGCCAGTTTCTGGAGTGCCTGATGGAAAAGTCATCACAGACCCAGTTCCCTTTCAAAGACTCCCCCCAGCTGGGAGAATACGGGATCAGAATGTAATAATGCCATCCCCTGGATGTGTATTATGTGTCACTAACTTTGTATCTACATGCACGAACTTATTCTAGCCTTACAACAACCCTACACGAAAGTACAATTActgttactcccattttacagagaaagaaatggaggccaagaaaggttaagtaacttgtccaaagttacACATCTAATACGTAGCACAGCAAGAATTTGATGCCAACCTGCCTGTAGGCATTTGCTCTTGACTAGAACAGGGGCATGTGTAGAAACATATTACTGGAGGTGTAAAGGAGCCAGAACAAAAGGGGAGGTCTACAGAAAGTAGTCCCATACCTGCCCATACTCCCGTTCAATGGCTGCCCTCTGCTTGCTGTAGGATCTGTGGagattgggggggtgggggatgttaCTGTTTGGTCCTTTTCTTCTACTCCCAATCCTTttctcagccagggcaggaggaagaggggagccaGGCCTAGAATGTGACTACACCAGGAGGGAGTAAGACTATGGAGAGTCCTTGAAATCACCGCAGGCAGCGGCAACAAAGGTCAACCTCACCTCATTGCTCAGAGCCTCAGCAGGATCATCCCCACCCCTGGAGAACCATCTGTGGGCTTGGAGATGAGGCCTGATGGGGGTCTGGGTACAGTGTCCACCAGCCTTCCAACAGGtctggaagagggagggggattcTACCCTAAGAATGattgtgggggctggggtgggggtgtggggggagtgaTGCGAAGTCAAGGGGTTGAAGGAGGGTCCCTGTGCTTGTGTGTGCTGGGGCAGGAGGAAATATCATTTCTATTCGGTATCCGGAGAGGCAGGCCTACACGGTGAGGGCTGTGAATGGGCAGTTCGGCGAGTTCTTCACCCCTGCTTTTCGTCCCCCACTCCATGTACTTCGGACCAGAAACGGAGCGCGACCGCGAAGATAGGAGTACATGGAGGGTGCAAGGGGCTACCTGATGTCCTCCAGCAGATCCGCCTCCCTCTGCTGCCGGGTCTGAAGAATGCTCAGCTGCTCCAGGAAGCGAAGCTTCACCTCCTGGGCTGGCTTCACCTTGAGGGGTAAGAGAAGGATTAAGACCCCTGGAGCAGGAACCCGAAAAACACTGCGCGCGGGCAGGGGTGAGGAGGCGGGGCCCGGGAGGGGCTGAGCTATTTCCTTGGTTACTTTGGTGTTGGGCCCTAACCCCTTCCCATCACTAGTCCCCCACCGCGAGTCCGGTGCCCCCTTGATCCCCATCACTCCCCCAGCCCGCCGGAAGGACCCATCCCCAGGCCAGGCTCACTTTTCGGGAAGGCGGCTGCATCTCCTCTCCGGCTAGGTCAGCCACTCGACTCCGGAACTCCAGGAAGCCCCGCCCACGCCTAAGCCCCACCCCTGCCTAAAACCCCGCCCCGGACTTAGCCAGGCCCCGCCCTCGCCCCGCCCACGTCTGGTCGGGCTACGAATAGGGCAGCGAGGCGCTAGGGGGCCGCGCAGGAACTAAACCTCGGTTACAGCTTCCAATATCCCAGAAAAGGTCCGGATCGCGGGCGGGGTGGACGCCGCGTCCGCTGGTCAGTAGGGGGAACACCAGGTTTCTGAGTCAAGACGCCTAGATTCTATTTCTAGTGGAACCGCTGACTCAGCCtgtaattatttctaattattcatTTACATATGCAGATctccagtcccccaacccctcttAAGGGTAAAGAATGACGAGGAACTGTCTGTGACCAGGGAAACTGAGTCAGTGGATGCCTGAGTGACGATGTGTCTGACAAAGGAAACAGGGCTGGTCTCAGATATGTTCCCACTTCCCACTGAACTGGAAAAGCCAGTGAGCTGAGGTGAGAAAGATGCCTGGAGCCAGAAAGGAACGAGTCCCAGAAGAAGACGGGTATATCCCAAGCCAAGGGAAACTAAAAGACACCAGTGAGTGGGTGTGAGCTGGGAGATTAGCGTGGGGCCGTCAGTCCCAGAATGCCCCAGTCACCCTCAGGGTCTGCCCTTCAGCCCCTACGTAGCTTTCTGAGGATCCACACAGCTTTTCCTCACCCCCATCACCTATCCTTGGCCCACATCCATCACCACACCCCTGACTTGGAAAAGTTGCTCCAAACCCCAGAAGCACATTCCCAGCAGCCCACTGACATCTTGACTTGTATATCTAATAGGTGcctcaaactttttttaaaaaaagattttatttatttatttatttttagagagaggggaaaggaggaagagagagagaaacatcaatgtgtggttgccactcacatgccccctaccggggacctggcctgcaacccagacatgtgccctgact contains:
- the FCHSD1 gene encoding F-BAR and double SH3 domains protein 1 isoform X2, with protein sequence MQPPSRKVKPAQEVKLRFLEQLSILQTRQQREADLLEDIRSYSKQRAAIEREYGQALQKLAGPFLKREGHRSGEMDSRMVFGAWRCLLDATVAGGQARLQASDRYRDLAGGTGRSAKELVLRKGAENFQRAQAEVLQSVRELSRSQKLYGQRERVWALAQEKAADVQARLNRSDHGLFHTRTSLQKLSTKLSTQSAQYSQQLKAARNEYLLNLVSTNAHLDHYYQEELPALLKALVSELLELLREPLTLLSRTELEAAEMALEHARHGAQATSQVSWEQDLKLFLQDPGVFSPIPPQKFQPAGNDQVCTLELEGVAEESDLEKEVQRWTSRAARDYKIQNHGLRVLQRLEQRRQQASEREALGIEQRLQEVRQSVLRAQVSQVKGAARLALLQGAGLDVQHWLKPAMTQAQDEVEQEQRLSEARLSQRDLSPTAEDAEFSDFEECEETGELFEEPVPPALATRALPCPAHVVFGYQAGREDELTITEGEWLEVIEEGDADEWVKARNQHGEVGFVPERYLNFPDLSFPESGLGSNNPSGAEPTTFLARALYSYAGQSAEELSFPEGALIRLLPRAQDGVDDGFWRGEFGGHVGVFPSLLVEELLGPLGPPESSDPEQMLPSPSPPSFSPPAPTSALDGPPAPVLPGDQDLDCPGPLDMMGPRLRPVRPPPPPPAKAPDPGHPDPLT
- the FCHSD1 gene encoding F-BAR and double SH3 domains protein 1 isoform X4 — encoded protein: MRSYSKQRAAIEREYGQALQKLAGPFLKREGHRSGEMDSRMVFGAWRCLLDATVAGGQARLQASDRYRDLAGGTGRSAKELVLRKGAENFQRAQAEVLQSVRELSRSQKLYGQRERVWALAQEKAADVQARLNRSDHGLFHTRTSLQKLSTKLSTQSAQYSQQLKAARNEYLLNLVSTNAHLDHYYQEELPALLKALVSELLELLREPLTLLSRTELEAAEMALEHARHGAQATSQVSWEQDLKLFLQDPGVFSPIPPQKFQPAGNDQVCTLELEGVAEESDLEKEVQRWTSRAARDYKIQNHGLRVLQRLEQRRQQASEREALGIEQRLQEVRQSVLRAQVSQVKGAARLALLQGAGLDVQHWLKPAMTQAQDEVEQEQRLSEARLSQRDLSPTAEDAEFSDFEECEETGELFEEPVPPALATRALPCPAHVVFGYQAGREDELTITEGEWLEVIEEGDADEWVKARNQHGEVGFVPERYLNFPDLSFPESGLGSNNPSGAEPTTFLARALYSYAGQSAEELSFPEGALIRLLPRAQDGVDDGFWRGEFGGHVGVFPSLLVEELLGPLGPPESSDPEQMLPSPSPPSFSPPAPTSALDGPPAPVLPGDQDLDCPGPLDMMGPRLRPVRPPPPPPAKAPDPGHPDPLT
- the FCHSD1 gene encoding F-BAR and double SH3 domains protein 1 isoform X3; the protein is MRSYSKQRAAIEREYGQALQKLAGPFLKREGHRSGEMDSRPSLGRGRMVFGAWRCLLDATVAGGQARLQASDRYRDLAGGTGRSAKELVLRKGAENFQRAQAEVLQSVRELSRSQKLYGQRERVWALAQEKAADVQARLNRSDHGLFHTRTSLQKLSTKLSTQSAQYSQQLKAARNEYLLNLVSTNAHLDHYYQEELPALLKALVSELLELLREPLTLLSRTELEAAEMALEHARHGAQATSQVSWEQDLKLFLQDPGVFSPIPPQKFQPAGNDQVCTLELEGVAEESDLEKEVQRWTSRAARDYKIQNHGLRVLQRLEQRRQQASEREALGIEQRLQEVRQSVLRAQVSQVKGAARLALLQGAGLDVQHWLKPAMTQAQDEVEQEQRLSEARLSQRDLSPTAEDAEFSDFEECEETGELFEEPVPPALATRALPCPAHVVFGYQAGREDELTITEGEWLEVIEEGDADEWVKARNQHGEVGFVPERYLNFPDLSFPESGLGSNNPSGAEPTTFLARALYSYAGQSAEELSFPEGALIRLLPRAQDGVDDGFWRGEFGGHVGVFPSLLVEELLGPLGPPESSDPEQMLPSPSPPSFSPPAPTSALDGPPAPVLPGDQDLDCPGPLDMMGPRLRPVRPPPPPPAKAPDPGHPDPLT
- the FCHSD1 gene encoding F-BAR and double SH3 domains protein 1 isoform X1, which gives rise to MQPPSRKVKPAQEVKLRFLEQLSILQTRQQREADLLEDIRSYSKQRAAIEREYGQALQKLAGPFLKREGHRSGEMDSRPSLGRGRMVFGAWRCLLDATVAGGQARLQASDRYRDLAGGTGRSAKELVLRKGAENFQRAQAEVLQSVRELSRSQKLYGQRERVWALAQEKAADVQARLNRSDHGLFHTRTSLQKLSTKLSTQSAQYSQQLKAARNEYLLNLVSTNAHLDHYYQEELPALLKALVSELLELLREPLTLLSRTELEAAEMALEHARHGAQATSQVSWEQDLKLFLQDPGVFSPIPPQKFQPAGNDQVCTLELEGVAEESDLEKEVQRWTSRAARDYKIQNHGLRVLQRLEQRRQQASEREALGIEQRLQEVRQSVLRAQVSQVKGAARLALLQGAGLDVQHWLKPAMTQAQDEVEQEQRLSEARLSQRDLSPTAEDAEFSDFEECEETGELFEEPVPPALATRALPCPAHVVFGYQAGREDELTITEGEWLEVIEEGDADEWVKARNQHGEVGFVPERYLNFPDLSFPESGLGSNNPSGAEPTTFLARALYSYAGQSAEELSFPEGALIRLLPRAQDGVDDGFWRGEFGGHVGVFPSLLVEELLGPLGPPESSDPEQMLPSPSPPSFSPPAPTSALDGPPAPVLPGDQDLDCPGPLDMMGPRLRPVRPPPPPPAKAPDPGHPDPLT